A window of Bacillus sp. E(2018) contains these coding sequences:
- a CDS encoding peptide MFS transporter, translating into MSDINRQKIVDSVPQKGFFGHPKGLFTLFFTEFWERFSYYGMRAILIYYMYYEVSKGGLGIEESTALAIMSIYGSLVYMSGVIGGWLADRVFGTSRALFYGGILIMIGHIVLAVLPGDLTMLFISMVFIVLGTGLLKPNVSSVVGDIYAPGDTRRDAGFSIFYMGINLGAFISPLIVGEVAKKSFHLGFGIAAVGMLLGLIVFAVTKKKNLGLAGTYVPNPLTPAEKKKVSIIVGISAVVLAVILGTTIPAGIFTLEVFITLVGIFGIAIPTIYFVVMYRSPKTTSDERSRIIAYIPLFIAAVMFWAIQEQGSTILAAYADKRTDLTFAGLEISPAWFQSLNPLFIITLAPLFAWMWVKLGTRQPSVPKKFALSLLFAGLSFLVILLPAYFGGEDSLVSPLWLVLSYFIVVIGELLLSPVGLSATTKLAPAAFSAQTMSLWFLASAAAQAINAQIVKFYSADTEMMYFGTIGGAAIVLSLILFVISPKIQEKMKGIR; encoded by the coding sequence ATGTCAGACATCAATAGACAGAAAATTGTGGATAGTGTCCCGCAAAAAGGCTTTTTTGGACACCCTAAAGGATTATTCACACTTTTCTTCACAGAGTTTTGGGAGCGCTTTTCTTACTACGGAATGCGTGCAATCCTAATTTACTACATGTACTATGAAGTTTCAAAAGGTGGTCTAGGGATTGAAGAGTCCACTGCACTAGCAATCATGTCCATTTATGGTTCACTCGTATATATGTCCGGTGTAATCGGTGGTTGGTTAGCAGACAGAGTTTTTGGTACTTCTAGAGCGTTATTCTATGGTGGTATTTTGATCATGATTGGTCATATCGTCCTAGCTGTATTACCAGGCGATCTGACTATGCTGTTTATTTCCATGGTCTTTATCGTTTTAGGTACAGGTTTACTTAAACCTAACGTATCCAGTGTTGTTGGTGATATTTATGCTCCTGGCGATACTCGTCGCGATGCAGGTTTCTCTATCTTCTACATGGGGATCAACCTGGGTGCCTTCATATCTCCATTAATCGTTGGGGAAGTTGCTAAAAAGAGCTTCCACTTAGGTTTTGGTATTGCAGCAGTTGGTATGTTATTAGGACTAATCGTATTTGCTGTGACGAAGAAAAAGAATCTTGGGCTTGCAGGTACGTATGTGCCTAACCCATTAACTCCAGCTGAGAAGAAGAAAGTATCAATTATCGTTGGTATTTCCGCAGTTGTACTAGCTGTTATCTTAGGAACAACAATTCCAGCAGGTATTTTCACACTTGAAGTATTCATTACACTAGTTGGTATTTTTGGTATCGCGATTCCTACTATCTATTTCGTGGTTATGTATCGCAGTCCAAAAACAACGTCAGACGAGCGTTCACGTATTATTGCTTACATCCCGCTATTCATCGCTGCTGTTATGTTCTGGGCGATCCAAGAACAAGGTTCAACAATCCTTGCAGCTTATGCGGACAAGCGTACAGATTTAACATTTGCAGGACTTGAGATTTCACCAGCTTGGTTCCAATCTCTAAATCCATTATTCATCATTACACTTGCTCCACTATTCGCATGGATGTGGGTGAAACTTGGTACACGTCAACCGTCAGTACCTAAGAAATTTGCACTGAGCTTGTTATTTGCTGGATTATCTTTCTTAGTTATTCTTCTTCCTGCTTATTTTGGTGGAGAAGATTCACTAGTAAGTCCATTATGGTTAGTGCTTAGTTACTTTATCGTTGTTATCGGTGAGCTTCTATTGTCTCCAGTAGGACTTTCTGCAACAACAAAGCTTGCTCCAGCAGCGTTCTCTGCACAAACAATGAGCTTATGGTTCTTAGCAAGTGCAGCTGCACAAGCAATCAACGCACAAATCGTTAAGTTCTACTCTGCAGATACAGAAATGATGTACTTCGGTACGATCGGTGGAGCTGCGATTGTGTTATCACTTATCCTATTCGTCATCTCACCTAAGATTCAAGAGAAGATGAAAGGTATTCGTTAA
- a CDS encoding endonuclease MutS2 yields MNTQTINMLEYNKIKEQLASFALNRATKEQIEKLKPSSNLSVIQSWMLDTTEAKRILEKSASVPIANLNGLEQVLEIPKKGLNLSPEQLTLIFGLLENVSRMQRFMKDKASVGPGVSSYAYSMFDLSDLKEEIYRCIRNGGVDDHASKTLLKVRKKITVVEERIKSKLDNMMKSSVYRDMLQDQIVSMRDGRYVIPVKSKYKRNIDGQVLDSSSSGATVYIEPHDIRKLQTEISMLRAEEEIEISMILGVLTGMVASYERELHITIEAMIHYDFIFAKAKYSRTLDAKSVALNQENRIKIVNGKHPLIGEKCVPLHFNLGINYQSLIITGPNTGGKTVAIKTVGLLTLMVQTGLHVPVEKGSEFAVFRDVFVDIGDGQSIEQSLSTFSSHMTTIISILKDAGPQDLVILDELGAGTDPSEGMGLAVAILERLYSKGSMILATTHYSEIKEFAGVTPGFENGSMEFNLETLQPTYSLIIGKAGKSQAFSIAKKLGMDDEIIHRAQLITGKESYPHVDKDDTLMFSTDEYEKINELRNKALSKVKKQSDKPRRSEEQAGEIYDIGDRVFVSSLQAAGIVYKLENDHGELGVLVGESKHIIHKKRLKLHIESKMLYPDNYDMDIVFESKENRKKNNSMKKRHVEGLSIEREDH; encoded by the coding sequence TTGAATACACAAACCATAAACATGCTTGAATATAACAAAATTAAAGAACAACTTGCGTCTTTTGCATTAAATAGAGCCACAAAAGAACAAATAGAAAAACTTAAACCTTCTTCAAACCTGTCTGTGATTCAATCATGGATGCTCGATACGACGGAAGCAAAACGCATTTTAGAGAAGAGTGCGAGTGTTCCGATCGCTAATCTCAACGGTTTGGAGCAAGTTCTAGAGATACCGAAAAAGGGATTGAATCTATCTCCCGAACAACTCACATTAATATTCGGACTTCTAGAAAACGTGAGCCGGATGCAGCGATTTATGAAAGACAAAGCTTCTGTAGGACCCGGCGTCTCTTCTTATGCGTACTCTATGTTTGACCTAAGTGATTTAAAAGAGGAGATCTATCGTTGTATTCGTAACGGTGGAGTAGATGATCATGCTAGTAAAACTTTGTTGAAAGTAAGAAAAAAGATTACCGTTGTTGAAGAAAGAATTAAGTCTAAGCTCGATAACATGATGAAGTCCTCGGTTTACCGTGATATGCTGCAAGATCAGATCGTTTCCATGAGAGATGGTCGTTATGTTATTCCGGTTAAGAGCAAATACAAGCGTAATATTGACGGTCAAGTACTTGATAGTTCCTCAAGTGGCGCTACCGTGTATATAGAACCACATGATATTCGTAAACTTCAAACCGAAATCAGTATGCTTAGAGCAGAAGAGGAGATCGAGATCTCTATGATTCTAGGCGTGCTGACAGGTATGGTTGCGAGTTACGAAAGGGAATTGCATATTACAATCGAAGCGATGATTCATTACGATTTTATTTTTGCAAAAGCGAAGTATAGCAGAACGCTAGATGCCAAATCAGTAGCGTTAAATCAAGAGAACAGAATAAAGATTGTAAACGGCAAACATCCTCTGATCGGTGAAAAATGTGTACCACTGCATTTTAATCTTGGCATAAACTATCAGTCACTCATCATCACTGGACCTAATACGGGTGGAAAGACGGTAGCTATCAAAACAGTAGGTTTATTAACATTAATGGTTCAAACCGGGCTGCATGTACCTGTTGAGAAAGGTAGTGAATTTGCCGTATTCAGAGACGTATTTGTAGATATTGGAGACGGGCAAAGTATCGAACAATCATTAAGTACGTTTTCTTCCCATATGACAACAATCATCTCTATTTTAAAAGATGCAGGACCACAGGATTTAGTAATCCTAGACGAACTAGGGGCTGGAACGGATCCTTCTGAAGGAATGGGGCTTGCTGTTGCTATCCTTGAAAGATTGTACAGCAAAGGAAGTATGATCTTAGCAACCACTCATTATAGTGAAATAAAGGAATTCGCTGGAGTTACACCTGGATTTGAAAATGGATCGATGGAATTTAATCTTGAGACGCTTCAGCCTACGTATTCTTTAATCATCGGTAAAGCAGGGAAGAGTCAGGCTTTCTCAATCGCAAAGAAGTTGGGGATGGACGATGAAATTATCCACCGTGCACAACTAATTACAGGTAAAGAAAGTTATCCACATGTGGATAAAGATGATACCTTGATGTTTTCCACAGATGAGTATGAAAAAATTAATGAATTACGAAACAAAGCGCTGTCAAAAGTTAAAAAACAATCGGATAAACCACGAAGGTCGGAAGAGCAAGCTGGGGAGATTTATGATATCGGTGATCGCGTGTTTGTTTCAAGTCTTCAAGCTGCAGGAATTGTCTACAAGTTAGAGAATGATCATGGAGAACTTGGTGTATTGGTTGGAGAAAGTAAACATATCATTCATAAAAAGCGCCTTAAACTCCATATTGAGAGTAAAATGCTGTATCCAGATAATTATGATATGGACATTGTATTTGAATCAAAAGAAAATAGAAAAAAGAATAATTCCATGAAAAAACGTCATGTTGAAGGCCTTTCTATCGAGAGGGAAGATCACTAA
- a CDS encoding glycosyl hydrolase family 28-related protein: protein MISLDKQHDPLTNKNLIAHLRKKHARTDSIDIKSLENLFKDSLKKHRKQNRNSFEWFKYATKSMVIKKVRYKAVETTDWDKDEQDRIYPRWISKLNDQYEMLYRYIKEEVNVADYGAVGDGITDNTEAFKKAIGKGRVIVRIPEGKFITKGIKLPSWTILIGEGKGKTILQLHDDCPKAEWLITNKNHFKGNRNIAVKGMTLDWNIQRLDSEEKTSAGNNRSSCLTFANVTYGWMFDIEAVNPGLHGFDVSSSLYTYLGDGTRSRGGSKYIWLDNLNGYGFGDDGITTHHSEYIFISNSHMCDPSGRSHKKGFSNSNGIEIDDGSHNVWLLNNSTARCFGGVEVKAHHNASAASNVHIYGHLSVNDNRSYNFRHIGHHKDMDPESKTAHHISATNLFSIAPIFTELYKDSTPRGLVVSGYNHVVINGLTVLGDRTYNYDGHPVIAIQYRAHNVILNDVIVKDFTTSGPAVKVYGGPHRANDVTLKGIRCDHYFTKAIDIASDIEQAVADEIVIEKETSSTT, encoded by the coding sequence ATGATTTCACTTGATAAACAACATGATCCACTCACTAACAAAAACTTGATAGCACACCTGAGAAAAAAGCACGCTCGTACAGATTCTATTGATATAAAATCTTTAGAGAATCTGTTCAAAGATTCTCTAAAAAAACATAGAAAACAGAATAGAAATTCTTTTGAATGGTTCAAATATGCAACAAAAAGTATGGTTATCAAGAAAGTTCGCTACAAAGCCGTTGAAACTACCGATTGGGATAAAGATGAACAAGATCGTATTTATCCAAGGTGGATTTCGAAGTTAAATGACCAGTACGAGATGCTTTATCGTTATATAAAAGAGGAAGTAAACGTAGCAGACTATGGAGCAGTTGGAGACGGAATAACCGATAATACGGAGGCTTTTAAAAAAGCAATCGGCAAAGGAAGAGTTATTGTACGTATTCCAGAAGGAAAATTCATTACAAAAGGCATCAAATTGCCTTCGTGGACGATTCTTATAGGGGAAGGAAAGGGTAAAACGATCCTACAGTTACATGATGATTGTCCAAAAGCAGAATGGTTGATTACCAATAAGAATCATTTTAAAGGGAACCGAAACATAGCTGTTAAAGGAATGACGTTAGATTGGAACATCCAAAGGTTAGATTCAGAAGAAAAAACAAGTGCAGGAAACAATCGATCGAGCTGTTTAACTTTCGCTAACGTCACTTATGGCTGGATGTTTGACATAGAAGCTGTTAATCCAGGGCTACACGGGTTTGATGTATCCTCTTCTCTATATACTTACCTTGGGGACGGTACTCGTTCAAGAGGAGGAAGTAAATACATCTGGTTAGACAATCTCAATGGCTACGGCTTCGGTGATGATGGTATTACGACACACCACAGTGAGTATATCTTTATTTCGAATTCCCATATGTGTGACCCAAGCGGCAGGTCCCATAAGAAAGGATTTTCGAACTCTAATGGCATTGAAATCGATGACGGTTCTCATAACGTTTGGCTTCTGAACAACTCAACAGCACGCTGCTTTGGAGGTGTTGAGGTTAAAGCACATCATAACGCTTCTGCCGCTTCAAACGTACACATTTATGGGCATCTATCGGTAAATGATAACCGATCCTACAATTTTCGTCATATCGGCCATCATAAGGATATGGATCCAGAATCGAAAACAGCTCATCATATCTCAGCAACGAATCTCTTTAGCATCGCGCCTATTTTTACAGAGCTCTACAAAGATTCAACACCTCGTGGCCTCGTGGTATCAGGCTATAATCATGTTGTTATCAATGGTTTAACCGTTTTAGGCGATCGCACATATAACTATGATGGGCATCCGGTAATCGCCATTCAATATCGTGCTCATAACGTAATCTTGAACGATGTTATCGTAAAAGATTTTACAACCTCTGGACCGGCAGTAAAAGTATATGGAGGACCTCATCGTGCCAATGATGTAACATTAAAAGGCATTCGTTGCGATCATTATTTTACAAAAGCAATAGATATTGCTTCAGATATTGAGCAAGCTGTGGCTGATGAGATTGTTATAGAAAAAGAGACATCTAGCACTACGTAG
- a CDS encoding ParM/StbA family protein, with amino-acid sequence MSNSRIAAVDVGNDSLKGIFGTLEHELNIPNVIARDIEDRPVIGIEELDSKDPLEGIHIRVHSPALKENNVIYRVGQLAAKSDNSTELDPGSSKSEEDQTLIMLFAALALDAVNEDNAKTFTKNNNVIDTSYILGTGLPLREVKEGKDAGYRSKLLGSVHQVEFLVTPKYQGIKVNLKFEEVKVYPEGFAAFINLVMDNDLNITNKDLIDKPILIQDIGGLSTDIAVIKNRNVDDDKAQGFNLGVSEALEQIREEIRSKHGVELDSRRDVVDIITKKTNRNHIMVRGSRTSVHDITDRILVDLAKKQYRLLRNVWQKNSQTEICYFVGGGSAVLKDYIKTLNNNLDGYNIDFFEDEKESIWMMANAYYKLISDHLRRTAPKEKKSEDKDKKAVKA; translated from the coding sequence ATGAGTAATTCTAGAATTGCTGCAGTTGATGTAGGTAACGATTCACTAAAAGGAATTTTCGGTACATTAGAACATGAATTAAACATCCCTAACGTAATTGCTAGAGATATTGAGGATCGTCCTGTAATCGGGATTGAGGAGTTAGACAGCAAAGATCCTTTAGAAGGCATACATATTCGAGTTCACTCCCCTGCCCTAAAAGAAAACAATGTGATTTATCGTGTTGGTCAGCTTGCTGCTAAGAGCGATAACTCTACTGAACTAGATCCAGGAAGCAGTAAATCAGAAGAAGATCAAACATTGATCATGCTTTTCGCAGCATTGGCTCTTGATGCTGTAAATGAAGATAATGCTAAAACATTTACGAAAAACAACAATGTGATTGATACAAGCTATATCCTAGGAACAGGCCTTCCTCTACGTGAAGTAAAAGAAGGTAAGGACGCGGGTTACCGTTCAAAACTACTAGGATCTGTTCACCAAGTAGAATTCTTAGTAACGCCTAAGTACCAAGGAATTAAAGTAAACTTGAAGTTTGAAGAAGTAAAAGTTTATCCAGAAGGATTCGCAGCTTTTATTAACCTTGTGATGGATAACGATTTAAACATTACTAACAAAGATCTGATCGACAAACCTATTCTTATTCAAGATATCGGCGGTCTGTCTACAGATATCGCAGTTATCAAGAATAGAAACGTTGATGATGACAAAGCTCAAGGCTTTAACCTTGGTGTTTCTGAAGCTCTAGAACAGATTAGAGAAGAAATCCGTTCTAAACATGGCGTGGAATTAGACAGCCGACGTGATGTAGTAGATATCATTACGAAAAAGACGAACCGCAACCACATCATGGTTCGTGGTAGTCGCACGAGTGTACATGACATTACAGATCGTATTTTAGTCGACTTAGCGAAAAAACAATATCGTCTTCTTCGCAACGTCTGGCAAAAGAACTCGCAAACTGAAATCTGCTATTTTGTAGGTGGAGGATCTGCGGTGCTTAAAGATTATATTAAGACGCTTAACAATAACCTAGATGGCTACAATATCGACTTTTTTGAAGATGAGAAAGAAAGCATCTGGATGATGGCAAACGCTTATTATAAGCTGATCTCTGATCACTTAAGAAGAACTGCGCCAAAAGAGAAAAAGAGCGAGGATAAAGACAAAAAAGCCGTTAAAGCTTAA
- the rlmN gene encoding 23S rRNA (adenine(2503)-C(2))-methyltransferase RlmN, which yields MNKNSIYGLTIEQLTEWLGQHGYKPYRASQVWNYLYRERVTTFSDMVDIKADCIDLLTENFTIQTLQEHVKQEASDGTVKFLFKLNDGNLIETVLMRHKYGLSVCVTTQVGCNIGCSFCASGLLTKTRDLSSGEIVEQIMNVQHHLDAAGEGEKVSHIVVMGIGEPFDNFQNMIDFLKIMIDQKGLAIGSRHITVSTSGIVNKMYEFADVNIPVNLALSLHAPNNELRTKIMKINRAFPVEKLMDAINYYIEKTNRRITIEYILLKDVNDHVEEAVELAALFQDKKKKTYINLIPYNPVDEHSQYQRSDQESVLAFYDTLKKNGINCKIRQEHGTDIDAACGQLRSKQIKKDKDQSIKS from the coding sequence ATGAACAAAAATTCCATTTATGGATTAACGATAGAACAACTAACCGAATGGCTTGGGCAGCATGGCTATAAACCTTATCGTGCTTCACAAGTTTGGAACTATTTATATAGAGAGCGAGTAACCACGTTTTCGGACATGGTCGATATCAAAGCAGATTGTATTGATTTATTAACCGAAAACTTTACCATTCAAACGCTTCAGGAGCACGTTAAGCAGGAAGCATCTGATGGAACGGTAAAATTTCTCTTTAAATTAAATGATGGCAACTTGATCGAAACTGTACTGATGAGACACAAATACGGTTTATCGGTATGCGTAACCACTCAAGTCGGTTGCAACATTGGCTGCAGTTTTTGCGCAAGTGGTCTGTTAACGAAAACAAGAGATCTATCAAGTGGGGAAATTGTAGAGCAGATCATGAACGTGCAGCATCATTTAGACGCTGCCGGTGAGGGAGAAAAGGTAAGTCATATCGTTGTAATGGGAATTGGTGAGCCTTTTGATAACTTCCAGAACATGATTGATTTTCTTAAGATCATGATTGATCAAAAAGGTTTAGCGATCGGATCAAGGCATATTACAGTGTCTACGAGCGGGATCGTAAATAAAATGTACGAGTTTGCAGATGTGAACATTCCTGTAAATCTCGCTTTATCCCTTCATGCACCGAACAATGAACTGCGTACAAAAATTATGAAGATCAATCGAGCTTTCCCTGTAGAAAAGCTGATGGATGCGATTAACTATTATATCGAGAAAACAAATCGCAGGATTACGATTGAATATATTTTATTAAAAGATGTAAATGATCATGTAGAAGAAGCGGTTGAACTAGCAGCTCTTTTCCAAGATAAAAAGAAAAAAACATATATCAACTTAATCCCATATAACCCAGTCGATGAGCACAGTCAGTATCAACGAAGTGACCAAGAATCGGTTCTTGCGTTTTACGATACGCTTAAGAAGAACGGTATCAACTGTAAGATTCGCCAAGAGCACGGTACAGATATCGATGCGGCTTGCGGACAGTTAAGAAGTAAACAGATCAAGAAGGATAAAGATCAATCGATTAAGTCTTAA
- a CDS encoding DUF1761 domain-containing protein has protein sequence MEFNGVPLNMTAIIAGGLLYMIYGGIYYSTILGKKKDNGDTGPFKYIFSVVVAFISSFLMSYLIGLLGAASAAEGLMIGLIIGILITLVYYKNALFGLMTRKSFIIAIGDHLVIFILLGLLHGWMN, from the coding sequence ATGGAATTTAACGGAGTACCATTAAACATGACAGCAATTATCGCTGGGGGACTTTTGTATATGATCTACGGAGGGATCTACTATTCAACGATCCTCGGAAAGAAAAAGGATAACGGAGATACAGGGCCATTTAAATACATTTTTTCTGTAGTTGTTGCTTTCATTAGCTCATTCCTAATGTCTTATCTTATTGGATTACTGGGAGCTGCAAGTGCAGCAGAAGGGCTCATGATTGGTCTCATCATTGGGATCTTGATTACGTTGGTCTATTATAAAAACGCACTTTTTGGACTAATGACGAGGAAGTCTTTTATCATTGCAATCGGAGATCACCTAGTGATATTCATTTTACTTGGATTGTTGCATGGATGGATGAATTAA
- a CDS encoding catalase has translation MSDQNKVNGNSKNEQLEQYRADDKGKKLTTNQGLKVAEDEFSLKAGERGPTLMEDFHFREKMTHFDHERIPERIVHARGFAAHGEFELYESLGEFTKADFLNDTSKKTPTFVRFSTVAGSRGSAETVRDARGFATKFYTEEGNYDLVGNNIPVFFIQDAIKFPDLVHALKPEPHNEMPQAASAHDTFWDFVANNQESAHMVMWAMSDRAIPRSFRMMEGFGVHTFRLVNDEGKAHFVKFHWKPVLGTHSLVWDEAQKISGKDPDFHRRDLWESIENGDYPEYELGLQIIAEEDEFNFDFDILDPTKLWPEEDVPVKLVGKMTLNRNVDNVFAETEQVAFHPGHVVPGIDFSNDPLLQGRLFSYTDTQLSRLGGPNFHELPINRPVCPFHNNQRDGISRHTINRGQVSYHKNSLAANTPSPTPEAEGGYVHYQEKVDGRKIRGRSESFKDHFSQATLFWNSMSEPEKQHLKSAFSFELGKVKSKSVQQQVVDMFGNVSLELATAFAEAIDAVPPQGEGSTVTKSSPALSQLNTVKSPKTRKVGVIVGSTVSSEAAGILQSLKESGIQGECISDKLGKRTTDDGSELEIMHTFLTATSVIFDAIYVVGGSDDATFKKNALHFVNEAFAHFKPIGGTHEGQQWLNEAELTGQPGVVSGEGKEGFVQNFTEAISVHRHWNRQV, from the coding sequence ATGAGCGATCAGAATAAAGTGAACGGTAACAGCAAGAACGAGCAGCTGGAACAGTATCGTGCAGATGACAAAGGCAAAAAATTAACGACCAATCAGGGGTTAAAAGTTGCTGAAGACGAATTCTCACTAAAAGCGGGAGAACGTGGTCCAACACTTATGGAAGATTTTCATTTTCGGGAAAAAATGACTCACTTTGATCATGAACGAATTCCAGAGCGTATCGTACATGCTCGTGGGTTCGCGGCTCATGGTGAGTTTGAATTATATGAGTCTTTAGGAGAATTTACAAAAGCGGATTTTTTAAATGATACCTCTAAAAAAACACCTACGTTCGTACGTTTTTCAACCGTTGCTGGTTCACGTGGATCTGCTGAAACGGTGCGTGACGCGCGCGGTTTCGCGACAAAGTTTTATACGGAAGAAGGAAACTACGATCTTGTTGGAAACAACATTCCGGTTTTCTTTATTCAAGATGCGATTAAGTTTCCTGATCTGGTTCATGCGTTAAAACCAGAGCCGCATAACGAGATGCCGCAAGCAGCAAGCGCGCATGATACGTTTTGGGATTTTGTAGCCAATAACCAAGAATCGGCGCATATGGTCATGTGGGCGATGTCAGACCGAGCGATTCCACGTAGCTTTCGTATGATGGAAGGATTCGGGGTTCATACGTTCAGACTTGTGAATGACGAAGGAAAAGCGCATTTTGTGAAGTTTCATTGGAAGCCAGTCTTAGGAACACATTCACTCGTGTGGGACGAAGCACAAAAGATTTCCGGAAAAGATCCGGATTTCCACCGAAGAGATCTTTGGGAATCAATCGAAAATGGGGATTACCCAGAATATGAACTAGGACTTCAGATCATTGCGGAAGAAGATGAATTTAACTTTGATTTTGATATCTTAGATCCGACGAAATTATGGCCTGAAGAAGATGTGCCAGTAAAACTTGTCGGAAAGATGACGTTGAACCGTAACGTGGATAACGTTTTTGCCGAAACAGAGCAAGTAGCGTTCCATCCAGGACATGTTGTACCTGGTATTGATTTTTCTAACGATCCACTTTTACAAGGACGGTTGTTCTCTTATACGGATACACAGCTTTCTCGCCTTGGAGGACCAAACTTCCACGAACTTCCGATCAATCGACCTGTTTGTCCGTTTCATAACAATCAGCGTGACGGGATTTCAAGACATACAATCAACAGAGGGCAAGTGAGCTATCACAAGAATTCGCTTGCAGCGAATACGCCGTCACCTACTCCTGAAGCAGAAGGTGGATATGTTCATTATCAAGAAAAAGTGGACGGAAGAAAGATCAGAGGCCGAAGCGAGAGTTTTAAAGACCATTTCTCTCAAGCCACTCTTTTCTGGAACAGTATGAGCGAGCCGGAAAAACAGCATCTGAAGAGTGCTTTTAGCTTTGAGCTCGGTAAAGTGAAGAGCAAATCCGTACAACAGCAAGTTGTAGATATGTTTGGCAACGTGAGCTTGGAGCTTGCGACGGCTTTTGCAGAAGCGATTGATGCGGTACCTCCTCAAGGAGAAGGCTCTACGGTTACAAAATCTTCACCAGCTTTAAGCCAGCTGAATACAGTTAAAAGCCCAAAAACAAGAAAAGTAGGGGTAATCGTTGGATCGACTGTAAGCAGTGAAGCAGCAGGTATTCTGCAATCGCTAAAAGAGAGCGGTATTCAAGGTGAATGTATCAGTGACAAGTTAGGAAAACGTACAACGGATGATGGCTCTGAACTAGAGATCATGCATACGTTCCTGACAGCCACTTCTGTTATCTTTGATGCGATCTACGTAGTAGGTGGAAGTGATGATGCAACCTTTAAGAAGAATGCATTGCACTTCGTTAATGAAGCATTCGCGCATTTTAAACCGATTGGTGGTACTCATGAAGGTCAGCAATGGCTGAATGAAGCAGAACTGACTGGACAGCCTGGTGTTGTTAGTGGAGAAGGAAAAGAGGGGTTTGTACAAAACTTTACCGAAGCTATTTCCGTTCACCGCCATTGGAACCGTCAAGTATAA
- a CDS encoding GNAT family N-acetyltransferase, whose product MKNSVTCKTISMMELTDDFLNEFNRYQETKQVWYVEDKDYKMKDDYFIDDWTPERKVQVIQELRRCVRSGGVVAAAWKQKQVVGFANVESERFGSDTQYVELPYLHVSNGVRGMGIGKKLFALCCQEAKKLGSKKLYIAAHPSIESQSFYRAVGCSPAEEVNERIFKREPLDIQLEKVL is encoded by the coding sequence ATGAAGAACTCAGTCACATGTAAAACGATAAGCATGATGGAACTAACGGATGATTTCCTAAATGAATTCAACCGATATCAGGAAACAAAGCAGGTTTGGTATGTAGAGGATAAAGACTACAAAATGAAGGATGATTATTTTATCGATGACTGGACGCCTGAAAGAAAGGTTCAGGTCATTCAAGAGTTAAGAAGATGTGTAAGAAGCGGGGGAGTAGTTGCTGCAGCATGGAAACAGAAGCAGGTAGTAGGATTTGCGAATGTTGAAAGTGAACGCTTTGGTTCCGATACGCAATACGTAGAGCTGCCTTACCTGCATGTCTCAAATGGTGTGAGGGGTATGGGGATAGGGAAGAAGCTTTTTGCTCTTTGCTGCCAAGAAGCGAAGAAGCTCGGTAGTAAGAAACTCTATATTGCAGCGCATCCGTCTATTGAATCACAATCGTTTTATCGCGCTGTAGGGTGTTCACCGGCAGAAGAAGTGAATGAGCGTATCTTCAAAAGAGAACCATTAGACATTCAACTTGAAAAAGTCCTATAA